The DNA region AAGGTACTGCTCAGTTATACCCGGGATAATCGCGATGGCCCGTATATGTTTACCTATAATCAACTGGATCTTCCCGGCAGAGTGAATACCTCAAACCGCGAAAATCGCTCCGATGCCGTGACAGATCTGGCCTCGTTAAATGTGAATTATCAGTTAAACGACTACTGGCAGTTCTCTTCTGTCACCTCCTACAGCAAATCTGATGTGGATCGTGTCTATGACGTCGACTTACGTGCAGCAGACAGTAACTATGGGACACAGACGAACAACTACAAAGTCTTCACCCAAGAACTACGGGCCAATTATCAAGGCGAAGCCCTGAGTGGTCTGCTGGGGCTCTATGCCGCGAAACATGATAACCATAGCCTGCTCAGCACACTGAGTAATCTGGATACCCCGGTAACCACTATCGCCACATTGTTACAGGGATACGGTCTCGATAGCGGTTCAGCCAGCACAGTCGCCACACTTTATGGTGCCGCCTTGCCACAAATTCCGGTCGACTATCTGTCGCTTAATGACAGCACGTCAGAAAACCAAGCGTTGTTCGCTGATATGGAGTATCGCTTGAATAGTCGCTGGAGTCTGCAAGCGGGCTTTCGTTATGATCACCAACAATACCGTTTCAGTTCGGATACAGATTCCCGCTTTGCCGGGGTTTTGCCCGACCCGACCCTATTTGGTGCAGATGGCAGCCTGTTGTATCAATTAGTAGGTGGCATCAACAGCGCCGTATTGGGCTTAGTAGCACAAGCCAGTGGCAGCAGTCCGGAAACAACAACGACCACAGATACCTTCTTGCCCAAGATTGGTGCCCGCTTCAATATTGACGATGATACGTCCATTACCGCCACTTACCAGCGGGCCTACCGCTCAGGCGGTAGCAGTCTCAATATCGCCCGCAGTAGCGTCGTCGCCTATGATCCTGAATATACAGATAACTATGAGCTGGCTTGGCGCCAATCTCTGCCGTCTATTGATGGAGTGTTTAACGCTAACCTGTATTACGTCAACTGGAAGGACAAACAGGTCACGGCTAATTTTGGTCTTAACAGTTACGATTACAACACGGTCAATGCCGGAAAGGCGCACCTGTATGGGATAGAAATGTCCTTCAAACAACAGCTAACAGCAGATATCGACGGGTACTT from Shewanella dokdonensis includes:
- a CDS encoding TonB-dependent receptor, translating into MGYLSGTKTMLSLAILSALVTSQAALADESGNIEKITVMGEKNRRSMQDTAASVDVTTALKLEQENIQSLYDILNKTPNISQMYGNRGFTIRGISSESGADNPLASIYMDDVPLPSQISDTGPSDLWDVAQVEVLRGPQSTIQGENALAGAVVIKTEDPTMDWSGRARLQWSNPDDKRMSIAVGGPLIDDELAFRFAADKRLFEGFTDNITRGGTEDELNSLMLRGKLLWTPKAVDGLKVLLSYTRDNRDGPYMFTYNQLDLPGRVNTSNRENRSDAVTDLASLNVNYQLNDYWQFSSVTSYSKSDVDRVYDVDLRAADSNYGTQTNNYKVFTQELRANYQGEALSGLLGLYAAKHDNHSLLSTLSNLDTPVTTIATLLQGYGLDSGSASTVATLYGAALPQIPVDYLSLNDSTSENQALFADMEYRLNSRWSLQAGFRYDHQQYRFSSDTDSRFAGVLPDPTLFGADGSLLYQLVGGINSAVLGLVAQASGSSPETTTTTDTFLPKIGARFNIDDDTSITATYQRAYRSGGSSLNIARSSVVAYDPEYTDNYELAWRQSLPSIDGVFNANLYYVNWKDKQVTANFGLNSYDYNTVNAGKAHLYGIEMSFKQQLTADIDGYLSYSYSRTKFDQFDSVMNGTTTSYAGEEFSYAPNHTVAAGVNVYFTDHLSWNLNANYRSKVYTDMALDRTRVSSRTLVNTRLAYDNGDWSTYLFANNLFDQDYVQYLRDDVDAISGAPRVIGIGAELRW